Proteins encoded in a region of the Nitrospirota bacterium genome:
- a CDS encoding DUF3108 domain-containing protein, producing MTSHQPPRAHQRGDLLLQATFLRVWIFLACLILGAMSSVVSWAGTGDLPTVRPFQVGEQLTFDISWLNITAGTAVMAVSGAGTEGDQSLVKLVTTAQSRPAITKFFPVDNRVESLLDPARLLPEHLTFKRREGKKKEDIEYTFHQKEGKVTVVKGGTTEILDMPPGTQDVISCLYNTRSALSLQPGTSLTMNVYHDKKNRKVEVRVEEIETVSGPWGTVETARLLVVMPFQGLFLNQGNIRVWLTNDARRIPVRMKAKVVIGSIVADLISGWQASEAAP from the coding sequence ATGACTTCGCATCAACCTCCACGGGCTCATCAGCGGGGTGATTTGCTGCTCCAAGCTACTTTCTTGCGTGTCTGGATTTTCCTCGCCTGCCTGATCCTGGGAGCCATGAGCAGCGTAGTCTCCTGGGCTGGGACTGGCGATCTGCCTACAGTACGACCCTTCCAAGTCGGAGAACAGCTCACCTTCGACATCTCTTGGCTGAATATCACCGCAGGCACAGCCGTGATGGCAGTCAGTGGTGCCGGCACGGAAGGGGATCAATCGCTGGTGAAATTGGTTACCACGGCGCAGTCGAGGCCGGCGATCACCAAGTTCTTCCCGGTAGACAATCGGGTGGAGTCATTACTGGATCCCGCCAGGCTACTGCCGGAGCATCTGACGTTTAAGCGACGAGAAGGGAAAAAGAAAGAAGATATCGAGTACACCTTTCACCAGAAAGAGGGGAAGGTCACGGTAGTCAAAGGGGGGACTACCGAAATCTTGGACATGCCCCCTGGCACACAAGACGTCATTTCCTGCCTCTACAATACGCGCAGTGCATTGTCGCTGCAGCCAGGTACATCGCTGACGATGAACGTTTATCACGATAAGAAGAACCGCAAGGTGGAGGTACGGGTCGAGGAGATCGAAACAGTCAGCGGACCCTGGGGTACGGTTGAAACGGCCCGTCTGTTGGTCGTCATGCCGTTCCAAGGCCTTTTTCTTAACCAGGGCAACATACGGGTCTGGTTGACTAACGATGCACGGCGCATTCCGGTTCGAATGAAGGCCAAAGTTGTCATCGGGTCGATTGTGGCGGATCTCATCAGTGGATGGCAGGCCTCGGAAGCAGCCCCATAA
- the fbp gene encoding class 1 fructose-bisphosphatase, with translation MGQFPLTLSSFISQHPIESSGATGDFSCLLGQIGLVGKLITRDLRRAGLINILGTTGEVNVQGETVKKLDEIANETFLQAFRQSDVVCALASEEMEKPVLLPGNWPQAQYMVLFDPLDGSSNTDCNMPMGAIFSIVKCADKDRMPTEDDLVRKGTEQVAAGYLLFGSSTMLVYTVGQGVHGFTLEPGIGEYLLSHEQIRIPARGKVYGANEGNYHKWTTGTKKYLDHVKVQDKATGRPYSVRYSACLVADVHRILLGGGIYLYPGELDKPEGKLRLLYEANPLAWVVEQAGGKASTGTMRILDVEAKQLHQRVPLIIGSPSDVGDAEAFIQGRR, from the coding sequence ATGGGACAGTTTCCTCTTACTTTAAGCAGCTTTATCAGTCAGCACCCGATTGAGTCTTCTGGGGCTACGGGAGATTTCTCCTGTCTCCTGGGCCAGATCGGCTTGGTGGGAAAACTGATTACCCGAGACCTTCGACGTGCAGGGCTGATCAATATCCTGGGAACGACCGGCGAAGTGAATGTGCAGGGGGAGACGGTTAAAAAACTGGATGAGATTGCGAACGAGACATTCCTGCAGGCCTTTCGCCAGAGTGATGTGGTCTGCGCATTGGCGTCGGAGGAGATGGAAAAGCCAGTCCTGCTCCCTGGGAATTGGCCGCAGGCCCAGTACATGGTGTTGTTCGATCCGCTCGATGGCTCATCCAACACGGACTGCAACATGCCGATGGGTGCGATTTTCTCCATCGTGAAATGTGCAGATAAAGATCGGATGCCGACGGAGGATGACCTCGTCCGCAAGGGAACAGAACAGGTGGCTGCCGGCTATCTCCTGTTCGGCTCAAGCACCATGTTGGTCTATACGGTTGGACAGGGGGTTCACGGGTTTACATTAGAGCCTGGCATCGGCGAATATCTCTTGTCTCACGAACAGATCCGTATTCCTGCCAGGGGCAAGGTCTATGGCGCAAATGAAGGCAATTATCATAAGTGGACGACGGGGACGAAGAAGTACCTGGACCATGTGAAGGTTCAGGATAAAGCCACGGGGCGGCCCTACAGCGTCCGGTATTCCGCCTGTTTGGTCGCCGATGTACACCGGATTCTCCTCGGGGGAGGCATCTATCTTTATCCAGGCGAGCTGGACAAGCCGGAAGGGAAGCTCCGATTATTGTACGAAGCCAATCCGTTGGCATGGGTCGTGGAACAGGCAGGGGGGAAGGCCAGCACCGGCACCATGCGTATCCTCGATGTCGAGGCTAAGCAACTGCATCAGCGGGTGCCATTGATCATCGGAAGTCCGAGCGATGTGGGCGACGCAGAGGCATTCATACAAGGTAGACGGTAA
- a CDS encoding mannose-1-phosphate guanylyltransferase/mannose-6-phosphate isomerase — MASLTRRTSNLEQDNHLYPVIMAGGSGTRFWPLSRQLFPKQLLRIMGDETLIQQTMRRVVCASAPNRVMISTNPAQAESIRGQLGEWKDALADNFVLEPEGRNTAPAIALVALELVRRDPDAIMLVVPADHIVKGQRAFDAAVSLAATLAKQDYLVTFGIKPIRPETGYGYIKPNRNVTLEKQGILKGHPVSRFVEKPNAAKAAQYLKAGDYYWNSGMFIWRAAAILDEIKRHQPALYRGIEQIGQLIQTGASRQAIDDAYRMLKPVSIDNGVMEQSKRAAIVPVAFQWSDVGSWGSLDEVASKDKAGNVLVGRVVDIDSHRSIVYGDRRLVATIGLTDMVVVDTPDATLVCPKSRAQDVKQLVEILKKQKAPEHLEHLTVHRPWGSYTILEEGSGYKVKRVTVKPGGRLSLQMHHQRSEHWVVITGTARVTRGDEVFDLKVGHSTEIPVETRHRLENPGQETLHIIEVQNGPYLGEDDIVRFQDDYGRTPTS; from the coding sequence ATGGCTTCTCTCACACGGCGAACATCGAACCTCGAACAGGATAACCACCTCTATCCCGTGATCATGGCAGGTGGAAGCGGCACCAGGTTTTGGCCGCTCAGCCGACAATTGTTTCCCAAACAGTTGCTGCGAATTATGGGAGATGAAACGCTGATTCAGCAGACCATGCGCCGGGTGGTCTGTGCGTCGGCACCCAACCGGGTGATGATCTCCACGAATCCGGCTCAAGCAGAGTCCATTCGCGGCCAGTTGGGTGAATGGAAAGATGCGCTTGCAGATAATTTTGTACTTGAGCCGGAAGGGCGCAATACCGCTCCGGCCATTGCCTTGGTCGCCTTAGAACTGGTTCGTCGGGACCCTGACGCGATTATGCTAGTGGTTCCTGCTGATCATATCGTGAAGGGTCAGCGAGCATTTGATGCGGCGGTCTCGTTGGCGGCGACGCTGGCGAAGCAGGACTATTTGGTGACATTCGGTATCAAGCCGATTCGTCCTGAGACTGGTTACGGCTATATCAAGCCCAACCGGAATGTCACATTGGAAAAACAGGGCATACTCAAGGGGCACCCGGTCAGCCGGTTCGTTGAAAAGCCTAATGCCGCCAAGGCGGCACAATATCTCAAGGCGGGGGACTATTATTGGAACAGCGGCATGTTCATTTGGCGTGCGGCAGCGATTCTTGACGAGATTAAGCGTCACCAACCGGCCCTCTATCGTGGGATCGAGCAGATCGGCCAATTGATCCAGACCGGAGCATCGAGGCAGGCGATCGACGATGCCTACCGGATGCTCAAACCGGTCTCGATCGATAACGGTGTGATGGAGCAGTCGAAGAGAGCCGCGATCGTGCCCGTGGCTTTTCAATGGTCTGACGTCGGGAGTTGGGGAAGTTTGGATGAAGTAGCGTCGAAGGATAAGGCCGGCAATGTCCTGGTCGGTCGTGTCGTCGACATCGATAGCCATCGGTCGATTGTGTACGGGGATCGCCGCCTCGTGGCAACGATCGGGCTCACCGACATGGTGGTGGTGGATACGCCTGACGCCACATTAGTCTGTCCGAAATCCCGTGCGCAAGATGTGAAACAGCTGGTTGAGATTCTCAAGAAGCAGAAAGCGCCGGAACATCTGGAGCATCTCACCGTGCATCGGCCCTGGGGGTCTTATACGATCCTGGAAGAGGGATCGGGTTATAAAGTGAAGCGGGTGACGGTGAAGCCGGGAGGTCGTCTCTCGTTGCAGATGCATCATCAACGAAGCGAACATTGGGTGGTGATCACGGGGACGGCACGAGTGACGAGGGGTGACGAGGTGTTCGATCTCAAAGTTGGACATAGTACAGAAATCCCTGTTGAAACCCGTCATCGTTTGGAAAACCCCGGTCAAGAGACCCTGCATATCATTGAAGTGCAGAACGGGCCTTACCTTGGGGAAGACGACATTGTCCGGTTTCAGGATGATTATGGGCGGACGCCAACATCGTGA
- a CDS encoding class I fructose-bisphosphate aldolase — translation MADRVQEILSWYSSDNVGTQTNIARLLRHGKLAGTGKLVILPVDQGFEHGPARSFAVNPAGYNPLYHFQLAIDAGCNAYAAPLGFLEAGASQYAGQVPLILKLNSHDSLHDDKDPMPSVTGSVSDALRLGCVAVGFTIYPGSSHCNAMYEQLREIAADAKDCGLAVVVWSYPRGAGLSKEGETAIDVVAYAAQIAAQLGAHIIKVKLPSAQLEQAAAKKVYESVKIPITTLAERVKHVVQSSFDGRRIVIFSGGAKSEDKNVFDEARAIRDGGGFGSIIGRNSFQRPKSEAITFLHTIMGIYSGEGK, via the coding sequence ATGGCTGATCGCGTACAAGAGATTTTGAGCTGGTACAGCAGCGACAACGTGGGCACACAAACCAATATCGCCCGGCTGCTGCGCCATGGCAAATTGGCGGGGACAGGCAAGCTGGTGATTTTGCCCGTGGATCAAGGGTTCGAGCATGGCCCGGCCAGGAGTTTCGCGGTCAATCCTGCTGGGTATAATCCCCTCTATCACTTTCAGCTGGCAATCGATGCAGGCTGTAATGCCTACGCTGCGCCGTTGGGGTTTCTCGAGGCCGGGGCGAGCCAGTACGCGGGACAAGTCCCGCTCATTCTGAAACTCAACAGCCACGATTCGTTACATGATGACAAGGATCCGATGCCGTCAGTCACCGGAAGCGTCTCGGATGCCTTGCGTCTTGGTTGCGTGGCGGTAGGGTTCACAATCTACCCTGGGTCTTCGCACTGCAACGCCATGTATGAACAGTTGCGCGAGATTGCCGCGGATGCCAAGGACTGTGGGTTAGCCGTCGTTGTGTGGTCGTACCCCCGGGGGGCAGGACTGAGCAAGGAAGGAGAGACCGCCATCGACGTGGTGGCCTACGCAGCGCAGATCGCGGCTCAACTTGGCGCCCATATCATTAAGGTCAAACTTCCCTCAGCGCAGCTTGAACAGGCTGCAGCCAAGAAGGTGTACGAGTCGGTGAAGATTCCAATCACCACGCTGGCTGAGCGAGTGAAGCATGTGGTGCAGAGTTCGTTCGATGGCCGCCGGATCGTGATTTTCTCCGGAGGGGCCAAGAGCGAGGACAAGAATGTGTTTGATGAAGCGCGCGCGATTCGCGATGGCGGTGGGTTCGGTTCCATTATCGGGCGGAACTCGTTCCAGCGTCCCAAATCGGAGGCGATCACGTTTCTCCATACCATCATGGGGATCTATTCCGGCGAGGGCAAATGA
- a CDS encoding phosphomannomutase/phosphoglucomutase yields the protein MGLFREYDLRGIVGQELTDSIAEQVGRAYCTYVKDRGVKTISVGRDGRLSSPGLFASLVRGLLAGGLNVVDIGICPSPLVYFSLFQLPVDGGIMITGSHNAAEYNGFKICVGKEAIHGEEIQALRVVMEAGAFVSGVGTLSEHAIIPDYLAYLKKSFAHVNAKRLHVVIDCGNGVAALVAKEALELLGCRVTGLYCDLDGRFPNHHPDPTVLENLDDLIQAVKQHKADVGIGYDGDADRIGTIDEQGNVLWGDRLMVVYSRDILAEKPGSTIISEVKSSQSLYDDIAKRGGRPIMWKTGHSLIKAKMKTEQAVLAGEMSGHMFFADRYFGYDDAIYASCRLVEILAKTTQPLSALVADLPKTSVTPEIRDDVSDSIKFQLVKHVQDRLAACMKSREPLGPAKLVIRDVVTIDGVRAIFEDGWGLIRASNTQPALVLRFEATSPERLATIRAVVEGELKAAKQALGC from the coding sequence ATGGGACTCTTTCGCGAATATGATTTGCGCGGCATCGTGGGGCAGGAGCTCACCGATTCGATTGCGGAGCAGGTCGGACGTGCCTATTGCACTTATGTCAAAGACCGTGGGGTCAAGACGATTTCAGTCGGGCGCGATGGTCGACTCAGTTCGCCTGGTCTCTTCGCGTCCCTTGTGCGCGGGCTCCTCGCCGGTGGCCTGAACGTCGTCGATATTGGTATTTGCCCCTCGCCGCTGGTGTATTTCTCGCTGTTTCAGCTGCCGGTTGACGGCGGTATCATGATCACCGGGAGCCACAATGCGGCTGAATACAACGGATTCAAGATTTGCGTCGGGAAAGAAGCGATTCATGGAGAAGAGATCCAGGCGCTGCGAGTAGTGATGGAGGCAGGCGCGTTTGTCTCAGGCGTCGGAACCTTGTCGGAACATGCCATCATTCCTGACTATCTGGCCTATCTTAAGAAGAGTTTCGCGCATGTCAACGCCAAGCGCCTGCATGTCGTCATCGACTGCGGAAACGGTGTCGCGGCGTTGGTGGCCAAGGAGGCGTTGGAGCTCTTGGGCTGCCGCGTCACTGGGCTCTATTGCGACCTTGATGGGAGATTCCCGAATCATCATCCCGACCCCACAGTCTTAGAGAATCTTGACGATTTGATTCAGGCGGTCAAGCAGCACAAGGCCGATGTCGGGATCGGCTACGACGGAGATGCCGATCGTATCGGGACCATCGATGAGCAGGGGAACGTGTTATGGGGCGATCGCCTGATGGTGGTCTACTCGCGCGATATTTTGGCTGAAAAACCCGGGAGTACCATCATCTCCGAGGTCAAATCGTCGCAGAGTCTCTATGACGATATCGCAAAACGAGGGGGACGCCCGATCATGTGGAAAACTGGTCATTCCCTGATCAAAGCGAAGATGAAAACCGAACAGGCGGTGTTGGCCGGTGAAATGTCCGGGCACATGTTTTTTGCCGATCGGTATTTCGGGTATGACGATGCAATTTACGCCTCCTGCCGACTGGTGGAGATTCTGGCCAAGACGACTCAGCCACTCTCTGCCTTGGTCGCGGATCTTCCGAAGACGTCTGTTACTCCAGAGATTCGAGACGATGTGTCCGACTCCATCAAGTTTCAGTTAGTCAAACATGTGCAAGATCGCTTGGCAGCCTGTATGAAGAGCCGTGAGCCCCTTGGCCCTGCCAAGTTGGTGATTCGCGATGTGGTCACCATCGATGGGGTCCGCGCCATATTCGAGGATGGATGGGGGCTGATCAGAGCTTCGAATACCCAGCCTGCCCTCGTGTTGCGTTTTGAAGCTACCTCGCCGGAGCGGTTGGCCACGATCCGCGCAGTCGTCGAAGGCGAGCTTAAGGCGGCCAAGCAAGCTCTTGGCTGTTAG